A region of Burkholderiales bacterium JOSHI_001 DNA encodes the following proteins:
- a CDS encoding ATP-dependent protease HslVU (ClpYQ), peptidase subunit (PFAM: Proteasome subunit): MTTVTVVRKGSMVAIAADTLVTFGDTRLSHGYEANEKLFRIGSSWFGAAGTTAHFPVLRKALGALKPDELKLNSRDEVFDTFLKLHPMLKEQFFLNAKEEDADPYESSQFTALIANASGIYGVYSYREVFEFDRFWAIGSGRSFALGAMYAAWDRAKSARELAELGVRAGCEFDKNSSGPVRVHTLKLKES, encoded by the coding sequence ATGACAACCGTGACCGTGGTCCGCAAGGGCTCGATGGTGGCGATTGCCGCCGACACGCTGGTGACCTTCGGCGACACGCGGCTGTCTCACGGCTATGAAGCCAACGAGAAGCTGTTTCGCATCGGCAGCAGCTGGTTCGGCGCGGCCGGCACCACCGCGCACTTTCCGGTGCTGCGCAAGGCGCTGGGCGCGTTGAAGCCCGACGAGCTGAAGCTGAATTCGCGCGACGAGGTGTTCGACACCTTCCTGAAGCTGCACCCCATGCTGAAGGAGCAATTCTTCCTGAACGCCAAGGAAGAGGACGCCGACCCGTACGAGAGCAGCCAGTTCACCGCACTGATCGCCAACGCCAGCGGCATCTACGGCGTGTACTCCTACCGCGAGGTCTTCGAGTTCGACCGCTTCTGGGCCATCGGCTCGGGCCGCAGCTTCGCCCTCGGGGCGATGTACGCGGCCTGGGACCGGGCCAAGAGTGCGCGCGAACTGGCCGAGCTGGGCGTGCGCGCGGGCTGCGAATTCGACAAGAACTCCTCGGGGCCGGTGCGCGTGCACACCCTGAAACTGAAGGAAAGCTGA
- a CDS encoding pyruvate dehydrogenase complex dihydrolipoamide acetyltransferase, long form (PFAM: 2-oxoacid dehydrogenases acyltransferase (catalytic domain); e3 binding domain; Biotin-requiring enzyme~TIGRFAM: pyruvate dehydrogenase complex dihydrolipoamide acetyltransferase, long form), with protein sequence MALVEVKVPDIGDFSEVAVIEVMVKVGDTIKVEQSLITVESDKASMEIPSSHAGVVKEIKVQLGDKVSMGTLVALVEASGAAEAAAPAAAAAPAPAAASAAAPAAPAPTPVAAAAQAPAAAAVPAHNPTAPTGTLPHASPSVRKFARELGVPLAEVKGSGTKGRITQEDVQGFVKGVMSGATSTAAQAAKAPAGGGGSLPGLLPWPQVDFTKFGEVERKDLSRIKKISGANLHRNWVMIPHVTNHDDADITDLEDFRVLLNKENEKSGVKVTMLAFLIKASVAALKKFPEFNASLDGEQLVLKKYFHIGFAADTPNGLVVPVIRDCDKKGVLQISTEMGELAKKARDGKLGPAEMTGACFTISSLGGIGGRYFTPIINAPEVAIMGVCRSNTEPRWDGKAFVPRLMLPLSLSWDHRVIDGASAARFNAYFGQILADFRRVLL encoded by the coding sequence ATGGCATTGGTGGAAGTGAAGGTCCCCGACATCGGGGATTTCAGCGAAGTGGCGGTCATCGAGGTGATGGTCAAGGTGGGCGACACCATCAAGGTGGAGCAAAGCCTCATCACGGTGGAAAGCGACAAGGCGTCGATGGAGATTCCCTCCTCGCACGCCGGCGTGGTCAAGGAGATCAAGGTCCAGCTGGGCGACAAGGTGTCCATGGGCACGCTGGTGGCGCTGGTGGAAGCCAGCGGCGCGGCCGAAGCGGCGGCACCCGCTGCGGCGGCTGCACCGGCCCCGGCGGCAGCCTCTGCTGCGGCACCCGCCGCGCCGGCACCCACGCCAGTGGCGGCCGCGGCACAGGCCCCGGCGGCAGCGGCGGTACCGGCGCACAACCCGACAGCGCCCACCGGGACGCTGCCGCATGCGTCGCCCTCGGTGCGCAAGTTCGCGCGTGAATTGGGTGTGCCCTTGGCGGAAGTCAAAGGCAGCGGCACCAAGGGCCGCATCACCCAGGAAGACGTGCAGGGCTTCGTCAAGGGCGTGATGAGCGGCGCCACGTCCACCGCCGCGCAGGCCGCCAAGGCGCCCGCGGGCGGCGGTGGCAGCCTGCCCGGCCTGCTGCCCTGGCCGCAGGTGGACTTCACCAAGTTCGGCGAGGTGGAGCGCAAGGACCTCTCGCGCATCAAGAAGATCAGCGGTGCCAACCTGCACCGCAACTGGGTGATGATTCCGCACGTCACCAACCACGACGATGCCGACATCACCGACCTGGAAGACTTCCGCGTTCTGCTGAACAAGGAAAACGAGAAGTCGGGCGTCAAGGTCACGATGCTGGCCTTCCTGATCAAGGCCTCGGTCGCAGCGCTGAAGAAGTTCCCGGAATTCAACGCCAGCCTGGACGGCGAACAGCTGGTGCTGAAGAAGTACTTCCACATCGGCTTTGCGGCCGACACGCCCAACGGTCTGGTGGTGCCCGTCATCCGGGACTGCGACAAGAAGGGCGTGCTGCAGATCAGCACCGAGATGGGCGAACTGGCCAAGAAGGCGCGCGACGGCAAGCTGGGCCCGGCCGAGATGACCGGTGCCTGCTTCACCATCAGCTCGCTCGGCGGCATTGGCGGGCGCTACTTCACGCCCATCATCAACGCGCCGGAAGTGGCCATCATGGGCGTGTGCCGCAGCAACACCGAGCCGCGCTGGGATGGCAAGGCCTTCGTGCCGCGCCTGATGCTGCCGCTGTCGCTGAGTTGGGACCACCGGGTCATCGACGGCGCGTCGGCGGCGCGCTTCAATGCCTACTTCGGCCAGATCCTGGCGGACTTCCGCCGCGTGCTGCTGTAA
- a CDS encoding dihydrolipoamide dehydrogenase (PFAM: Pyridine nucleotide-disulphide oxidoreductase; Pyridine nucleotide-disulphide oxidoreductase, dimerisation domain; Biotin-requiring enzyme~TIGRFAM: dihydrolipoamide dehydrogenase), which translates to MATIDIQVPDIGDFKDVAVIELLVKPGDSVKAEQSLITVESDKASMEIPSSHAGVVKALKIKLGDKVSQGSVLLSLEVDGAAAAAAPAAAPASAPAAAAPAPAVAAPPAASYAGGADVECDLLVLGGGPGGYSAAFRAADLGLKVVIVERYAALGGVCLNVGCIPSKALLHVAAVMDEVKHFADLGVDFGAPKVELPKLLAHKNKVVTKLTGGLGAMAKMRKVTIVRGYGSFMDPHHVQVEETTGSAQDKTGKKQTVRFKQCIIAAGSQAVRLPFLPDDERIVDSTGALQLRQAPKKMLVIGGGIIGLEMGTVYSTLGARLDVVEMLDGLMQGADRDLVKVWQKLNAPRFDNIMLKTKTVGAEATKDGIRVKFEGADGKASEGVYDLVLQAVGRSPNGNKVGADKAGVAVSERGFIPVDAQMRTNVPHIFAIGDLVGQPMLAHKAVHEGHVAAEVAAGVLLGDDKLAKAQFDARVIPGVAYTDPEVAWVGLTEDDAKAKGIAVKKGLFPWTASGRAIANGRDEGFTKLLFDAQTHRIVGGGIVGTHAGDMIGEVALAIEMGADEIDIGKTIHPHPTLGESIGMAAEVAHGTCTDLPPSKR; encoded by the coding sequence ATGGCAACCATCGACATCCAGGTGCCGGACATCGGCGATTTCAAGGACGTGGCCGTCATCGAGCTGCTGGTCAAACCCGGCGACTCGGTGAAGGCGGAGCAAAGCCTCATCACGGTGGAAAGCGACAAGGCGTCGATGGAAATCCCGTCGTCGCATGCCGGCGTGGTGAAGGCGCTGAAGATCAAGCTCGGCGACAAGGTCAGCCAGGGTTCGGTGCTGCTGTCGCTGGAGGTGGACGGTGCGGCCGCAGCCGCCGCGCCCGCCGCAGCGCCTGCCTCGGCGCCCGCGGCGGCAGCGCCTGCACCCGCGGTGGCCGCACCGCCAGCGGCCAGCTACGCCGGCGGCGCCGACGTGGAATGCGACCTGCTGGTGCTGGGCGGTGGGCCCGGCGGCTATTCGGCCGCCTTCCGTGCCGCCGACCTGGGCCTGAAGGTTGTGATCGTCGAGCGCTATGCCGCACTCGGCGGCGTGTGCCTGAACGTGGGCTGCATCCCGAGCAAGGCCTTGCTGCACGTGGCCGCGGTGATGGACGAGGTGAAGCACTTTGCCGACCTGGGCGTGGACTTCGGCGCGCCCAAGGTGGAACTGCCCAAGCTGCTGGCGCACAAGAACAAGGTGGTCACCAAGCTCACCGGCGGCCTGGGCGCCATGGCCAAGATGCGCAAGGTGACCATCGTGCGTGGCTACGGCAGCTTCATGGACCCCCACCATGTGCAGGTGGAAGAAACCACCGGCAGCGCGCAGGACAAGACTGGCAAGAAGCAGACCGTGCGCTTCAAGCAATGCATCATTGCCGCCGGCTCTCAGGCGGTGCGTCTGCCCTTCCTCCCGGACGATGAGCGCATCGTCGATTCCACCGGCGCGTTGCAACTGCGCCAGGCGCCGAAGAAAATGCTGGTCATCGGCGGCGGCATCATCGGCCTGGAGATGGGCACGGTGTATTCCACGCTGGGCGCACGCCTGGACGTGGTGGAAATGCTGGACGGCCTGATGCAGGGCGCCGACCGTGACCTGGTGAAGGTGTGGCAGAAGCTGAACGCGCCGCGCTTTGACAACATCATGCTGAAGACCAAGACCGTGGGCGCCGAAGCCACGAAGGACGGCATCCGCGTGAAGTTCGAAGGCGCCGACGGCAAGGCCAGCGAGGGTGTGTACGACCTGGTGCTGCAGGCTGTGGGCCGCAGCCCCAACGGCAACAAGGTGGGCGCGGACAAGGCCGGCGTGGCGGTCAGCGAGCGCGGCTTCATCCCGGTGGACGCACAGATGCGCACCAACGTGCCCCACATCTTCGCCATTGGCGACCTGGTGGGCCAGCCCATGCTGGCGCACAAGGCGGTGCACGAAGGCCATGTGGCCGCCGAAGTGGCCGCCGGCGTGCTGCTGGGCGATGACAAGCTGGCCAAGGCCCAGTTCGACGCGCGCGTGATTCCCGGTGTGGCCTACACCGACCCCGAGGTGGCCTGGGTGGGCCTGACCGAGGACGACGCCAAGGCCAAGGGCATCGCGGTGAAGAAGGGCCTGTTCCCATGGACGGCTTCGGGCCGGGCGATTGCCAATGGTCGCGACGAAGGCTTCACCAAGCTGCTGTTCGATGCGCAAACCCACCGCATCGTGGGCGGTGGCATCGTCGGCACGCACGCCGGCGACATGATCGGCGAAGTGGCCCTGGCCATCGAGATGGGCGCCGACGAAATCGACATCGGCAAGACCATCCACCCGCATCCCACGCTGGGCGAAAGCATCGGCATGGCGGCGGAAGTCGCACATGGCACCTGCACGGACTTGCCGCCCTCGAAGCGCTGA